One segment of Polaribacter huanghezhanensis DNA contains the following:
- a CDS encoding M16 family metallopeptidase encodes MIKKILFVAFAIILVACNTNKKEKETSLNVPFQKFELKNGLQVVMHIDKSDPVVAVELMAHVGSAREIAGRTGFAHLFEHLLFLESENLGKGGLDKMTARIGGSGANGSTSRDRTNYLQTVPNDALEKMIWAEADKLGWFINTVTDPVLAKEKQVVKNEKRQSYDNRPYGHNQVIIDRNLYPKNHPYNWQVIGSLEDLQNAKLEDVKTFFKKWYVPNNATLVLSGDFDPVQAKKWVEKYFDEIPRGDEITPLEKRPGVVKETKLLYYEDNFARLPMLTFAWPTVELYNKDSYALNILTQYLSQGKKAPLNQVLVDDLKLTSSTSMYNRSSELAGQTQLGVRGFANVDLNEINNGIQKAFEKFEKEGISDKDLNRIKAGLETRFYSSLSSVLGKGTSLASFNTYANDPGFINKEINYTLGVTKEDVMRVYNTYIKNKNFIATSFVPKGMEKLALKNSKEAIIKEEKIVQGAEENFDPKIAAKYKKTPSTFDRSIEPPYGKSPELSVPTVWKNELSNGIKVFGIENSEVPLVQFNLVIDGGQLLEKMDKLGVANLTASLMNRGTKNKTVAQLEEAIQELGAFIRVSSSTENITISGTTLAKNYSKTVALIEEMLLEPRWDETEFELLKKSVVGNLRQQKASPTTIANNVYNELIYGKDNIRSKNTLGTIESVDNSTLDDLKSFYTNYISPSVAKMHIVGDIKRDDVLASLSNLNAKWESKNVEIPIYKTPEAPNKPTVYFYDVPNAKQSVINFGAPALAATDKDFYPATVMNYILGGGGFASQLTQELREGKGYTYGIYSGFSGTKAVGPFTISSRVRTNVTLESAQLVKKIITDYPKNYSEKDLATTKGFLIKSNARRFETMYAKLNMLQNMSAYGFSSDYIKDREKIVTEMTIEKIQELSRKYVNPNKMIWLFVGDAETQLDRLNELGFGQPVLLNKTKEKIKH; translated from the coding sequence ATGATTAAAAAAATTCTATTTGTTGCTTTTGCAATTATACTAGTCGCCTGTAACACAAATAAAAAAGAAAAAGAAACTTCCTTAAATGTTCCTTTTCAAAAATTTGAATTAAAAAATGGATTACAAGTTGTAATGCATATCGACAAGTCTGACCCTGTTGTTGCCGTTGAATTAATGGCACATGTAGGTTCGGCAAGAGAAATTGCAGGAAGAACAGGTTTTGCACATTTATTTGAACATTTATTATTCTTAGAATCAGAAAATTTAGGAAAAGGCGGATTGGATAAAATGACTGCTAGAATTGGTGGTTCTGGAGCAAATGGATCAACATCAAGAGACCGAACAAATTACCTGCAAACGGTTCCAAACGATGCTTTAGAAAAAATGATTTGGGCAGAAGCAGACAAATTAGGTTGGTTTATCAATACGGTAACAGACCCTGTGCTGGCAAAAGAAAAGCAAGTTGTAAAAAACGAAAAAAGACAGAGTTACGACAACAGACCTTATGGGCACAATCAAGTAATTATTGACCGTAATTTATATCCAAAAAATCATCCATATAATTGGCAAGTAATTGGTTCTTTAGAAGATTTACAAAACGCAAAATTAGAAGATGTAAAAACGTTCTTTAAAAAATGGTATGTTCCTAATAATGCTACATTGGTGTTGTCTGGTGATTTTGATCCTGTGCAAGCAAAAAAATGGGTTGAAAAATATTTTGATGAAATTCCGAGAGGAGACGAAATTACTCCGTTAGAAAAAAGACCTGGAGTTGTTAAAGAAACGAAATTATTATATTACGAAGATAATTTTGCAAGATTACCAATGTTAACATTCGCTTGGCCAACAGTAGAATTATACAACAAAGATTCATATGCTTTAAATATTTTAACGCAATATTTATCACAAGGAAAAAAAGCTCCCTTAAACCAAGTGTTGGTTGATGATTTAAAATTAACGTCATCAACTTCTATGTATAACAGGAGTTCAGAATTGGCAGGGCAAACTCAATTGGGAGTTCGTGGTTTTGCAAATGTAGATTTGAATGAAATCAATAACGGGATACAAAAAGCTTTTGAAAAATTTGAAAAAGAAGGCATTTCAGACAAAGATTTAAACAGAATAAAAGCAGGTTTAGAAACTCGTTTTTACAGCAGCTTATCGAGTGTTTTAGGAAAAGGAACTAGTTTAGCTTCTTTTAATACGTATGCAAACGATCCTGGTTTTATCAATAAAGAAATCAATTATACGTTAGGTGTTACTAAAGAGGATGTAATGCGTGTTTACAATACATACATTAAAAACAAAAACTTTATCGCAACTAGTTTTGTACCAAAGGGAATGGAAAAATTAGCCCTCAAAAATTCTAAAGAAGCCATTATAAAAGAGGAAAAAATTGTTCAAGGAGCTGAAGAAAATTTCGATCCAAAAATTGCTGCGAAATACAAAAAAACACCTTCAACTTTTGATAGATCTATAGAACCTCCTTATGGTAAATCTCCAGAATTATCAGTTCCTACCGTTTGGAAAAATGAATTATCAAACGGAATTAAAGTCTTCGGAATTGAAAACAGCGAAGTTCCTTTAGTGCAATTTAATTTGGTAATTGACGGTGGTCAGTTATTAGAAAAAATGGACAAATTAGGTGTTGCAAACTTAACGGCTAGTTTAATGAATAGAGGAACAAAAAACAAAACAGTTGCTCAATTAGAGGAAGCAATTCAAGAGTTAGGAGCTTTTATTAGAGTTTCTTCATCTACCGAAAATATTACAATTAGCGGAACAACGTTGGCTAAAAACTATTCAAAAACAGTTGCGCTTATTGAAGAAATGTTGTTAGAACCTCGTTGGGATGAAACTGAGTTTGAATTGCTAAAAAAATCTGTAGTTGGTAATTTACGTCAGCAAAAAGCAAGTCCAACAACAATTGCAAACAATGTGTATAACGAATTGATTTACGGTAAAGACAATATCCGTTCTAAAAATACTTTAGGAACTATAGAATCTGTTGACAATAGTACGTTAGACGATTTAAAATCATTTTACACAAATTACATTTCTCCATCAGTTGCTAAAATGCATATTGTTGGTGATATTAAAAGAGACGATGTTTTGGCGTCTTTATCTAATTTAAATGCAAAATGGGAATCAAAAAATGTTGAAATCCCTATTTACAAAACTCCAGAAGCACCCAATAAACCAACCGTTTATTTTTATGATGTTCCGAATGCAAAACAATCTGTAATTAATTTTGGAGCGCCTGCTTTGGCTGCAACGGATAAAGATTTTTATCCTGCAACGGTAATGAATTATATTCTTGGTGGCGGTGGATTTGCTTCTCAATTAACACAAGAATTAAGAGAAGGAAAAGGATATACATACGGAATATATTCAGGTTTCTCTGGAACAAAAGCTGTTGGTCCATTTACAATTTCTAGTAGAGTTAGAACCAATGTCACCTTAGAATCTGCTCAGTTGGTTAAGAAAATCATCACTGATTATCCTAAAAATTATTCTGAAAAAGATTTGGCAACAACCAAAGGTTTTTTAATTAAAAGTAATGCACGTAGATTTGAAACAATGTATGCAAAATTAAACATGCTTCAAAACATGAGTGCTTATGGTTTTAGCTCTGATTACATAAAAGACAGAGAAAAAATTGTAACCGAAATGACGATTGAAAAAATTCAGGAATTGTCTAGAAAATATGTAAATCCAAATAAAATGATTTGGCTTTTTGTAGGTGATGCAGAAACGCAATTAGACAGATTAAACGAATTAGGTTTCGGACAACCAGTGCTATTAAATAAGACTAAAGAAAAAATCAAACATTAA
- a CDS encoding S41 family peptidase yields the protein MKLFNKTLIAFALLFSTIVLAQETRLLRQPTIHANQVAFAYGGDIWTTNLSTNITTRLTSTAAMESTPHFSPDGKWIAFTSNRSGSQSVYIVSVNGGDAKRLTWHTSSSVARGFTNDGKNVLFASTRDTAPSSFDRLYTVSVNGGPATKLMEQWATSGSYAPNGKQMIIDRVRRWDVEWRDYRGGQNTPLIIVDLKTLNETLLPNNKTTDRHPIWLNDVVYFLSDRTHTSNVWSYNTKTKAVNQITKFKGTAVKSLSGSKNTLIFEQDGYLHTLDLKNNRSKRLKISVKGDFPWTATKWENVNDRVDFASISPNGKRVVMASRGDIFTTPVEFGDSRNITQTSGVADRAPIWSPKGDEIAWFSDANGKNYALHITNQDGTAKTETISIGISKMAWEPTWSPDGKHIAFVDDDTRIRVINLEKKSIKTIDNAGNNLERGRMGITWSPDSNWLAYSKSGDNGMKQIKVWSLETNDVTAITDPFADSFSPAWDLDHKHLYFLASTSVALGSGWANTSSMTAKPNYAAYVINLAKKDDSPFKPKSDEEKVKEEKSDDKKEDKSKSKKTADKKDKKIVIDFDGIARRIMALPLRGNYNSIIAGPSGFAFISEGATVHKFDLKKLKAKEFGKGLRIYAISTDGKHMVARVGRNWKVTSTSAPNAKAAKTLKLDLNMKLNRISEWKQMFEEAWRYERDYFYDPGMHGRDWTKVYKRYAPLVPFVKHRADLNYILDQVNGELSVGHSFVGGGDFPSIDRAKGGLLGADFTARQGKWQIKRVYTSESWNPGLNGPLDQPGMNIKAGYYLVGINNQEITDKDNIYKYLDGTSGKQTTLHINTKPSFEDSWKEIVKPIRSENSLRQRTWVEDNRRMVDKLSGGRLGYIWVPNTGGPGFVSFNRYYFAQQDKEGAVIDERFNGGGLLDDYMVDLMTRKPRAALTNEVPNGKAMRLPAGIMGPKVLLINELAGSGGDFFPWVFRQQKAGLLIGATTWGGLVKSSTHYRLIDGGSLTAPDNAVFDPATNTWVAENKGVAPDIAVRQDAKSLEQGIDPQLERAVKELISQLKGKKEITPPTFPRPTKGN from the coding sequence ATGAAATTATTCAACAAAACTCTCATCGCTTTTGCATTGTTGTTTTCAACAATTGTTTTAGCACAAGAAACAAGGCTACTTCGTCAACCAACCATACATGCAAATCAAGTTGCATTTGCCTATGGTGGAGATATTTGGACAACCAATTTATCAACCAATATTACAACCAGATTAACAAGTACTGCTGCTATGGAGAGTACTCCACATTTTTCTCCTGACGGAAAATGGATTGCGTTTACATCAAACAGATCTGGTTCTCAATCAGTATATATTGTTTCTGTAAATGGTGGTGATGCGAAAAGATTGACTTGGCACACTAGCTCTTCAGTTGCAAGAGGCTTTACAAACGATGGAAAAAATGTGCTTTTTGCATCTACTAGAGATACTGCTCCATCTTCTTTTGATCGCTTATATACCGTTTCTGTAAATGGCGGACCAGCAACAAAATTGATGGAACAATGGGCAACTTCAGGTTCATATGCTCCAAATGGAAAGCAAATGATTATCGATAGAGTAAGACGTTGGGATGTTGAATGGAGAGATTATCGTGGGGGGCAAAATACGCCACTTATCATTGTTGATTTAAAAACCTTGAACGAAACCTTATTGCCAAATAACAAAACCACAGACAGACATCCTATTTGGTTAAATGATGTTGTCTATTTCCTTTCGGATAGAACGCATACATCAAATGTTTGGTCTTACAACACCAAAACAAAAGCAGTAAATCAAATCACAAAATTTAAAGGAACTGCGGTAAAATCGTTAAGCGGATCTAAAAACACATTGATTTTTGAGCAAGATGGTTATTTACATACATTAGATTTAAAAAACAATCGTTCAAAACGATTAAAAATTTCTGTAAAAGGAGATTTTCCTTGGACAGCAACGAAATGGGAAAACGTAAATGATCGTGTAGATTTTGCGAGCATTTCTCCAAACGGAAAAAGAGTTGTGATGGCTTCTCGCGGTGATATTTTTACAACTCCTGTTGAATTTGGAGATTCTAGAAATATTACACAAACTTCTGGGGTTGCAGATAGAGCGCCAATTTGGTCTCCAAAAGGAGATGAAATAGCGTGGTTTTCTGATGCAAACGGAAAAAATTACGCATTACATATTACCAATCAAGACGGAACAGCAAAAACAGAAACTATTTCTATAGGGATTTCTAAAATGGCTTGGGAACCAACGTGGTCTCCAGACGGAAAACACATTGCTTTTGTAGATGATGACACGCGTATTAGAGTCATCAACTTAGAAAAAAAATCGATCAAAACCATTGACAATGCTGGCAACAATTTAGAACGTGGAAGGATGGGAATTACCTGGTCTCCAGATTCAAATTGGTTAGCTTATTCAAAATCTGGCGATAATGGCATGAAACAAATTAAAGTTTGGTCATTAGAAACCAATGATGTTACTGCAATTACAGATCCTTTTGCTGATTCATTTTCTCCTGCTTGGGATTTAGATCACAAACATTTATACTTTTTAGCAAGTACAAGTGTTGCTTTAGGTTCTGGATGGGCAAATACAAGCTCTATGACTGCTAAACCAAATTATGCGGCGTATGTTATCAATCTTGCAAAAAAAGACGATTCTCCTTTTAAACCAAAAAGTGATGAAGAAAAGGTGAAAGAAGAAAAATCAGACGATAAAAAAGAAGACAAATCAAAAAGTAAAAAAACTGCAGACAAAAAAGATAAAAAAATTGTGATAGATTTTGATGGAATTGCCCGTAGAATTATGGCACTTCCTTTACGTGGAAATTACAACAGCATTATTGCGGGTCCAAGTGGATTTGCTTTTATCAGCGAGGGTGCAACTGTACATAAATTTGATTTAAAAAAGTTAAAAGCGAAAGAATTCGGAAAAGGTTTAAGAATTTATGCAATTTCTACGGATGGTAAACACATGGTTGCCAGAGTTGGAAGAAATTGGAAAGTAACAAGTACTTCTGCTCCAAATGCCAAAGCTGCAAAAACTTTAAAGCTAGATTTAAACATGAAGCTAAACAGAATTAGCGAATGGAAACAAATGTTTGAAGAAGCTTGGCGTTACGAACGTGATTATTTTTATGATCCAGGAATGCACGGTAGAGACTGGACTAAAGTCTACAAGCGTTATGCTCCGTTAGTTCCGTTTGTAAAACACAGAGCAGATTTAAACTATATTTTAGACCAAGTAAACGGAGAATTATCTGTTGGACATAGTTTTGTTGGTGGTGGAGATTTTCCATCAATTGATCGCGCAAAAGGTGGATTATTAGGTGCAGATTTTACAGCGAGACAAGGAAAATGGCAAATCAAAAGGGTTTACACTTCAGAAAGCTGGAATCCTGGATTGAATGGTCCTTTAGATCAACCTGGAATGAACATTAAAGCGGGTTATTACTTAGTTGGAATCAACAATCAAGAAATTACAGACAAAGACAATATCTACAAATATTTAGATGGAACTTCTGGAAAACAAACTACGTTACACATCAACACAAAACCATCTTTTGAAGACTCTTGGAAAGAAATTGTAAAGCCAATTAGAAGCGAAAACTCTTTACGCCAAAGAACTTGGGTTGAAGACAACAGAAGAATGGTTGATAAATTATCTGGCGGAAGATTAGGATATATTTGGGTACCAAATACTGGCGGACCAGGATTTGTATCGTTCAATAGGTATTATTTTGCACAACAAGATAAAGAAGGCGCTGTAATTGACGAGCGTTTTAATGGCGGTGGATTGTTAGACGATTATATGGTAGATTTAATGACTCGCAAGCCAAGAGCAGCGCTTACAAATGAAGTTCCGAACGGAAAAGCAATGCGTTTGCCAGCGGGAATTATGGGGCCAAAAGTATTATTGATAAATGAACTTGCTGGTTCTGGTGGAGATTTTTTCCCTTGGGTTTTTAGACAACAAAAAGCAGGATTGCTAATTGGCGCTACAACTTGGGGCGGATTGGTAAAATCATCAACACATTATCGTTTAATTGATGGCGGTTCGTTGACTGCACCAGACAATGCCGTTTTTGATCCAGCAACAAATACTTGGGTTGCAGAAAACAAAGGAGTTGCTCCAGATATTGCTGTTCGACAAGACGCAAAATCGTTAGAACAAGGAATAGATCCTCAATTAGAAAGAGCCGTGAAAGAATTAATATCCCAACTAAAAGGAAAAAAGGAAATAACACCCCCAACATTTCCGAGACCAACAAAAGGAAACTAA
- the rsmG gene encoding 16S rRNA (guanine(527)-N(7))-methyltransferase RsmG, whose translation MEIIQKYFTDLTEIQLEQFTKLQELYKDWNLKINVVSRKDIDELYLRHVLHSLGIAKVISFKPGSKVLDVGTGGGFPGIPLAILFPETQFHLVDSIGKKIKVVDEVVAGLGLENVKTTHGRVEEVKEQYDFIVSRAVAQMETFVGWTKGKTLKKQNHDIKNGILYLKGGDLSEELAKYTSATIYELPNYFEEDFFETKKVVHLAMKFKG comes from the coding sequence ATGGAAATTATACAAAAATATTTTACAGATTTAACTGAAATTCAACTAGAGCAATTTACAAAATTACAGGAATTATACAAAGATTGGAATTTAAAAATCAATGTGGTTTCTCGTAAAGACATCGACGAGTTGTACTTGCGTCATGTATTGCATTCATTAGGAATCGCAAAAGTAATTTCTTTTAAACCGGGTTCTAAAGTATTGGATGTTGGGACTGGCGGTGGATTCCCTGGAATTCCGTTGGCAATTTTGTTTCCAGAAACACAGTTTCATTTGGTAGATTCTATTGGTAAAAAGATAAAAGTAGTTGATGAAGTTGTTGCAGGTTTGGGTTTAGAAAATGTAAAAACGACACACGGAAGAGTAGAAGAAGTAAAAGAACAATACGATTTTATTGTCAGTAGAGCGGTGGCACAAATGGAAACTTTTGTGGGTTGGACAAAAGGAAAAACGCTTAAAAAACAAAACCACGATATCAAAAATGGAATCTTGTATTTAAAAGGTGGCGATTTATCTGAAGAATTAGCAAAATACACGTCTGCAACTATTTACGAATTACCAAACTACTTTGAAGAAGACTTTTTTGAAACCAAAAAAGTAGTGCATTTGGCAATGAAATTTAAAGGGTAG
- a CDS encoding fatty acid desaturase family protein encodes MKTINFSRVDKAKFFRTLNKRVNSYFKDNDIKRTGNWKLYSKAVIMFSLFLVPFILILTVSMPQWVMALLMVVTGVGMAGVGMNVMHDSNHESFSSKKWVNKLMGSSIYILAGNVYNWKVQHNVLHHTFTNVKDHDEDIDAGRIIRFSQHAKWFPIHKLQKYYSIFLYGLLTINWAITTDIKQMHNYLKRKLSYGKFPNPKVEWTKLIISKVVYYALWIVLPLLVLDVAWWKVLIGFFVMHYTAGMILSLVFQLAHIVPNTTMPIPDKEGNLEHTWAVHQLYTTSNFAPSNWVVNFYTGGLNHQVEHHIFPHISHVHYQKLAKIVKDTAKEFNLPYNEYKTTRRAIIEHFKHLGSLGKQPELA; translated from the coding sequence ATGAAAACAATAAATTTTTCGAGAGTAGATAAAGCCAAATTCTTTAGAACTCTAAACAAAAGAGTAAATTCTTATTTTAAAGACAACGATATAAAACGTACTGGAAATTGGAAATTATATTCGAAAGCTGTGATTATGTTTTCGTTATTTTTGGTTCCGTTTATTTTAATCTTAACGGTTTCTATGCCGCAATGGGTAATGGCTTTATTAATGGTTGTTACTGGAGTTGGAATGGCTGGCGTTGGAATGAATGTAATGCACGATAGCAATCACGAATCTTTTTCAAGTAAAAAATGGGTAAACAAATTGATGGGAAGTAGTATTTATATACTTGCCGGAAATGTATATAATTGGAAAGTACAACACAATGTGTTACATCATACATTTACCAACGTAAAAGATCATGATGAAGATATTGATGCAGGTAGAATTATTCGTTTTTCTCAACATGCAAAATGGTTTCCAATTCATAAATTACAAAAATATTATTCAATTTTTTTATACGGATTGTTAACTATCAATTGGGCAATAACAACGGATATCAAACAAATGCATAATTACTTAAAACGCAAATTATCGTACGGTAAGTTTCCGAACCCAAAAGTAGAATGGACAAAACTAATCATCTCTAAAGTAGTGTATTACGCCCTTTGGATTGTATTACCGCTTTTAGTTTTAGATGTTGCTTGGTGGAAAGTTTTAATCGGATTTTTTGTGATGCATTATACTGCAGGAATGATTTTAAGTTTGGTATTTCAACTAGCACATATTGTTCCAAATACAACAATGCCAATTCCTGATAAAGAAGGAAATTTAGAGCATACTTGGGCGGTGCATCAACTATACACAACGTCTAATTTTGCGCCTAGCAATTGGGTTGTTAATTTTTATACTGGTGGATTAAATCATCAAGTAGAACATCATATTTTTCCACATATTTCTCATGTACATTATCAGAAATTAGCAAAAATCGTAAAAGACACGGCAAAAGAATTTAATTTACCGTACAACGAATATAAAACTACTAGAAGAGCTATTATTGAGCACTTTAAACATTTAGGTAGTTTAGGAAAACAACCAGAACTAGCATAA
- a CDS encoding pyridoxal phosphate-dependent aminotransferase codes for MSYPLSDRINSLPISQTLAMAAKARELKTAGKDIISLSLGEPDFNTPDFIKDAAIEAINQNYNTYTPVDGYVELKEAICVKFNRDNELVYAPNQIVVSTGAKQSIANVAQVLLNPGDEVLLPAPYWVSYSAIAILCEATFVEIPSTIDTDFKITPAQLEAAITPKTKMIFFNSPNNPSGTIYTEEEYRALAKVLEKHPQIFILSDEIYEHINYGTKPFSFAAIENMYDRTITVNGLAKAFAMTGWRIGYIGAPEWIAKACTKMQGQITSGANCIAQRAAITAVLAPVSKVQFMVDEFKNRRDMVLELLGEIDGFKLNIPDGAFYVFPDVSAFFGKKIKGKAIKNANDFSMLLLEEANVATVTGEAFGAPNCVRLSYAASVAQLQEAIKRIKEVLS; via the coding sequence ATGTCGTACCCTTTATCGGACAGAATCAATAGCTTGCCAATTTCTCAGACATTGGCAATGGCTGCTAAAGCAAGAGAATTAAAAACTGCTGGAAAAGATATTATCAGTTTAAGTTTGGGGGAACCAGATTTTAACACGCCAGATTTCATCAAAGACGCTGCAATTGAAGCAATCAATCAGAATTACAATACGTATACTCCGGTTGATGGTTATGTAGAATTAAAAGAAGCAATTTGTGTAAAATTTAACCGCGATAATGAGTTGGTTTACGCCCCAAATCAAATTGTAGTTTCTACAGGCGCCAAACAATCTATTGCAAATGTTGCGCAAGTATTGTTAAATCCTGGTGATGAAGTTTTATTACCTGCGCCGTATTGGGTTAGTTATTCTGCCATTGCAATTTTATGCGAAGCTACTTTTGTAGAAATTCCGTCTACAATTGACACTGATTTTAAAATTACTCCAGCGCAATTAGAGGCAGCAATTACGCCAAAAACTAAAATGATCTTCTTTAACTCGCCAAATAATCCTAGCGGAACAATTTATACTGAGGAAGAATATAGAGCGTTGGCAAAAGTGCTGGAAAAACATCCACAGATATTTATTTTATCGGATGAGATTTATGAGCACATCAATTACGGAACAAAACCTTTTAGTTTTGCTGCAATTGAAAACATGTATGACAGAACAATTACCGTAAACGGATTGGCAAAAGCATTTGCGATGACAGGTTGGAGAATTGGATATATTGGCGCTCCAGAGTGGATTGCGAAAGCTTGTACAAAAATGCAAGGGCAAATTACTTCTGGCGCAAATTGTATTGCACAAAGAGCTGCAATTACTGCTGTATTAGCTCCAGTTTCTAAAGTTCAATTTATGGTAGATGAGTTTAAGAATCGTAGAGATATGGTGCTTGAATTACTTGGGGAAATAGACGGATTCAAATTAAATATTCCTGATGGAGCATTTTATGTTTTCCCGGATGTTTCTGCTTTCTTCGGAAAAAAAATCAAAGGAAAAGCTATTAAAAATGCGAATGATTTTTCTATGTTATTATTAGAAGAAGCAAACGTTGCAACGGTAACTGGCGAAGCTTTTGGCGCACCAAATTGCGTGCGTTTATCCTATGCTGCATCTGTAGCACAATTACAAGAAGCAATTAAAAGAATTAAAGAAGTTTTAAGTTAA
- a CDS encoding retropepsin-like aspartic protease, protein MPSLKKVLQKKKYIKIKLTRIATNHLELKAKINGVKGRFILDTGASNSCVGVDLIEHFKLHAEASETKAAGAGATDMETQKSTDNTLQIGKWKTYESHLVLFDMTHVNTALTQHHAKEVHGIIGADILEMGNAIIDYKTLVLYLKKEPLFKNKKMFKEDEIDLPF, encoded by the coding sequence ATGCCAAGTCTTAAAAAAGTATTGCAAAAAAAGAAATATATAAAAATCAAGTTGACAAGAATTGCGACTAATCACTTGGAGTTAAAAGCCAAGATAAACGGAGTTAAAGGGCGATTTATCTTAGATACTGGCGCTTCAAATTCTTGTGTTGGTGTAGATTTAATTGAGCATTTTAAATTGCATGCAGAAGCATCTGAGACAAAAGCTGCTGGCGCTGGAGCAACAGATATGGAAACTCAAAAATCTACGGATAACACCTTGCAAATTGGAAAATGGAAAACCTACGAAAGCCATTTGGTATTGTTTGATATGACTCATGTGAATACTGCTTTAACGCAGCATCACGCAAAAGAAGTTCACGGAATAATTGGTGCTGATATTTTAGAAATGGGTAACGCAATAATTGATTATAAAACCTTGGTTTTATACTTAAAAAAAGAACCCCTTTTTAAAAATAAAAAGATGTTTAAAGAGGATGAAATTGATCTTCCTTTTTAA
- a CDS encoding TatD family hydrolase, producing the protein MITDTHTHLYSEQFDGDRAEMIQRAKDAGVSRFFIPAIDSSYTESMFELESNFKNDVFLMMGLHPTSVKENYKEELAHVKKWIDQRSFYAIGEIGIDLYWDKSFLAQQQEAFRTQIQWAKEKKLPIVIHCRDAFDEIFEVLETEKSDDLFGIFHCFTGTLEQAKKAISYNMKLGIGGVATFKNGKIDQFLHQIDVKNIVLETDSPYLAPTPFRGKRNESSYITQVVEKLAAIYEISFQEIAEITTQNSKDIFGI; encoded by the coding sequence ATGATTACAGACACACATACGCATTTATATTCTGAACAATTTGATGGCGATAGAGCAGAAATGATTCAGCGTGCAAAAGACGCTGGAGTTTCTCGGTTTTTTATTCCTGCAATTGATTCTTCTTATACAGAAAGTATGTTTGAGTTAGAATCAAATTTCAAAAATGATGTTTTTTTGATGATGGGATTGCATCCAACTTCTGTAAAAGAAAATTACAAAGAAGAATTAGCGCACGTAAAAAAATGGATTGATCAACGTTCATTCTACGCCATTGGAGAAATCGGAATTGATTTGTATTGGGACAAGAGTTTTTTAGCACAACAACAAGAAGCTTTTAGAACTCAAATTCAGTGGGCCAAAGAAAAAAAATTACCAATTGTAATTCATTGTAGAGATGCTTTTGATGAAATTTTTGAAGTCTTAGAAACTGAAAAAAGTGATGATTTATTCGGGATTTTTCATTGTTTTACGGGAACTTTAGAACAAGCAAAAAAAGCAATTTCGTACAATATGAAATTAGGAATTGGCGGTGTTGCTACTTTTAAAAACGGAAAAATAGATCAGTTTTTACATCAAATTGATGTTAAAAATATTGTGCTAGAAACTGATTCGCCATATTTAGCACCAACACCTTTTAGAGGAAAACGAAATGAAAGTAGTTACATTACACAAGTTGTAGAAAAATTAGCGGCTATTTATGAAATCTCTTTTCAAGAAATTGCCGAAATTACCACTCAAAATTCAAAAGATATTTTTGGAATCTAA
- a CDS encoding methylated-DNA--[protein]-cysteine S-methyltransferase, with translation MESNSVIYYKTPIGTAKIVGDENGIQSISVLDDIIETSKNIPLFLKDCIAQLEEYFAGTRTEFKLKLNPQGTKFQQKVWKELLNIPFNKTRTYLEQTKAIGDVKAIRAVASANGKNPIWIVIPCHRVLGSDGSLTGYAGGIWRKKWLLDHENPVKQQSLF, from the coding sequence TTGGAATCTAACAGCGTTATATATTACAAAACACCCATCGGAACTGCAAAAATTGTTGGAGATGAAAACGGAATTCAATCTATTTCTGTTTTAGATGATATTATAGAAACATCTAAAAATATTCCATTATTTTTAAAAGATTGTATTGCTCAACTAGAAGAATATTTTGCAGGAACAAGAACCGAGTTCAAGTTGAAATTAAATCCGCAAGGAACCAAATTTCAGCAAAAAGTTTGGAAAGAGCTTTTAAATATTCCTTTTAATAAAACCAGAACGTATCTAGAACAAACCAAAGCAATTGGCGATGTAAAAGCCATTAGAGCAGTCGCATCAGCAAACGGTAAAAATCCAATTTGGATTGTAATTCCGTGTCACCGGGTGCTTGGTTCTGACGGATCTTTAACTGGTTATGCGGGCGGAATCTGGCGTAAAAAATGGTTGTTAGATCACGAAAATCCAGTAAAGCAACAGTCGTTGTTTTAA